The sequence TGCATGCCTCGCTCGGCTTCGCCGAGGTCGCCCGCATGCCGGAGGTCGGCTGCAAGTTCGGCCGCTGGCTCGATCTCGTCTTCATGCAGAAGCAGCTCGCAAGTGGTGTGAGGCCGTGACGATGCAGATCCGCACCGGCGACACCTACGATCCGCGCGTGATCGCGCTGCTCGACCATCACGTCGCGGCCGCGCGGGCGCAGACCGCGCCGGGCAGCGCCCATGCGCTCGACCTGGCCGGCCTTCGCGCCAGCGACGTCGCGTTCTGGACCGGCTGGGACGGCGAGACGCTGGTCGCCACCGGCGCGCTGAAGACGCTGTCGGCCGACCATGGCGAGGTGAAGTCGATGCACACGCTGCAAACCGCGCGGCGGCGCGGCTTTGGCGGCCAGATGCTCCGCCAAATCATTGCGGAGGGGCGCGCGCGGGGCATGACGCGGCTCAGTCTCGAGACCGGGTCGTGGGATTATTTCAAGCCCGCGCTGGCACTCTACCAAGCCCACGGCTTCGTCCTCTGCGGCCCGTTCCAAGCCTATGTCGAGGATCGCAATAGCCTGTTCCTGACGCTCGATTTGACCGGCCGCTGAGCCTGCCGACGGCAGCGCGGGCGCGACTGCGCTCAAAAAGCCGCGCTTGCCCCTCAAAATGAGTTGCGCACCTCAAACCGCCTCTGCTAGCCTTCAGCCATGGCAGAGGACACCGATACTCTTACCGCGGCCGCGCTGACGCTGAAGGACATCGCCCGGCAGGCGGGCGTCAGCCTGGCGACGGTGGACCGGGTCCTGCACAACCGCCCGGGGGTGCGGCCGGATACGGTCCGGCGCGTCAGGGAAGCGATCGAACGCAATCAGTTCCAGCCACATGTGGCGGCCGCCGAGCTCGCCCGCGGCCGCGTCCGCCGCTTCGCGTTCGTGATGCCGTCAGGGCCGAACCCGTTCATGCAGCAGATCGAGGCCTATCTCGGCGAGATGTCGGCCTGGCTCTCGGCGCGTCGCCTCGGCGTCGAGCTGGTCGCGACCGACGTGTTCGACGCTTCGGTGCTGGCTGCCTCGCTGGAGGCGCTGTCGGGCGACTATGACGGCGTCGCGGTGGTGGCGCTGGATCATCCCGGCGTCCGTGCCGCGATCAATGATCTCGTCGATGCCGGCACCAGTGTGGTCACGCTGGTCTCCGATGTGCCGTCCTCGCGCCGCCACCACTATATCGGTATCGACAACATTGCGGCCGGTCGCACCGCCGGCGCGCTGGTCGGGCGGCTGGCCGGCGGCCGGTCCGGGAAGGTCGCGATCGTCGCGGGATCGCAGGGCCTGCGCGACCACGCCGAGCGCATTTTTGGCTTCAATCAGGTGATGGCCTCCGAGTTTCCGCAGCTCAGCCTGCTGCCCGTGTTGGAAGGACGCGACGAGGACGCGCGGTCGGAGCAACTCCTGGCGCGACTGTTGGGCAGGCATGCTGACATTGTCGGCCTTTATAACGTCGGTGCCGGCACACAGGGCGTCGCCAAAGCGTTGAGCGAGGCCAGCCGCGACAAGGTCGTGTTCGTCGGGCACGACGTCACCGCGTTGACGCGCCGGCTGCTGCTCCAGGGGGTGATGGATGCCGCGATCTCGCAGAATCCGGGCCACGAGGCGCGCGCCGCCGTGCGCGTGCTGCTCGCACTCGCCCGTGGCGAGCCGATCCTGCGCGAACAGGAGAAGATCAGGATCGACATCGTGATGCGGGACAATCTGCCGTAGCGGCGGCGCGACTTTGGACGGCCTGTGGCGAAAGGGCGAAGTTTGAACTCGCGCACGCCACCGGAAACAGGGAGGATGGCGTGTATCTCGGACTAGACATCGGCACGTCCGGTGTGAAGGCAGTGCTCGTGAACGAAGCCGGCGCGATTGTCGCGACGGCGGCGCGCGAGCTCGCGCTGTCGCATCCGGCGCCGCTGTGGTCCGAGCAGGACCCCGATTCCTGGGTCGGCGCGACAACCGGCGCCGTCGATGATCTCGCGAGCCATCATCCGCGCGAGGTCGCGCGGGTAGCCGGCATCGGCTTGTCCGGCCAGATGCATGGCGCGACGCTGCTGGGCGAGAACGGCCGTCCGCTGCGACCCGCGATCCTCTGGAACGATGGCCGCTCGCAGGCCGAATGTGGCGAGCTGGAGCGGCGTTGTCCGTCCCTGCACGCTCTTGCCGGCAATCTGGCCATGCCCGGCTTCACTGCGCCAAAGCTGCTCTGGGTGGCGCGGCACGAGCCCCACGTTTTCGAACGCGTGGCAACGGTCCTGCTGCCGAAGGCCTATGTCCGCTATCGCCTCACCGGCGAGATGGTCGAGGACATGTCGGACGCCGCCGGCACGCTGTGGCTCGATGTCGGCCAGCGCTGCTGGTCGGAAGCGCTGCTGCATGCCACCGGGCTCGATCTTCGCCACATGCCGCGCCTCGTTGAAGGCAGCGACATCAGCGCGGTGCTTGCGCCGGAATACGCGCAGCGCTGGGGCATGGCAAAGAATGTGGTGGTCGCCGGCGGTGCCGGCGATAACGCTGCGAGTGCGATCGGGCTCGGGGCGATCGCGCCCGGCGATGCGTTCCTGTCGCTCGGCACGTCTGGCGTGGTGTTCCGCGTCACCGATCGCTTCGCACCGGCGCCGGCCTCGGCCGTTCATGCCTTCTGCCATGCCGTGCCTGGCCTCTGGCACCAGATGGGCGTGATGCTGTCGGCGGCCGCCTCGCTCGCCTGGCTCGCGGGCGTGATGGAGACACCGGCCGCCGCCCTGCTGGCGCCGCTCGGCGAGCGCGTCGATGGGCCGAGCCCGATTAAATTCCTGCCCTATCTCGACGGCGAGCGCACGCCGCATAACGACGCTGCCGCGAGCGGCGCCTTCGTCGGCCTGCGCGGTGCGACTGGCCGGAGTCAGATCGTGCAGGCCGTGCTCGAAGGCGTTGCCTTTGCCGCGCGCGATAATCTGGCGGCGCTGAGCGCCGCGAGCGGACCAGTCTTAGAGGTCGATCTCGTCGGCGGCGGCTCGCGCTCGCCGCTCTGGGCGCAGATCTGCGCCGACGTGCTCGGCATTGCCATCCACCGCGTCGAGGAGGGCGAGGTCGGGGCCGCGCTCGGCGCCGCACGGCTCGGCCGGCTTGCCGCCACCGGCGAGGATGCGGCGCAGGTCTGCACCCCTCCACGACGGCTCGCAAGTTTCGCGCCGCGCGCTTCCGTCGCTGCCGCCTATGACGATGCCTATCGCCGATGGCGCGAGCTTTATCCCGCGTTGAAGGAGACGACTTAAGTGAACGCGCCAGCCAAATTCTTCGATGTCAGCGCACCCGTCGCCTTTGCCGGCAAGGACGCCGGCAAGAACGCCGGCGAGGCGCCCGCCTTCCGCTGGTACGACAAGGACCGAATGGTCCACGGCCGCAGGCTCGAGGATCATCTTCGTTTTGCAGTCTGCTACTGGCATTCATTGTGCTGGCCGGGCGGCGATCCCTTCGGCGGCGAGACGTTTTTGCGACCCTGGCACCACGGCACTGATCCGATGGCGCTGGCGCGCGCCAAGGCCGATGTCGCGTTCGAGCTGTTTCGCCTGCTCGACGTGCCATTCTTCACTTTCCACGACGTCGACGCCGCGCCGGAGGGCGCCTCGCTCGCCGAGTCCGTGGCCAATCTCAACGCCATCGCCGATCTGTTCGAACAGAAGATGGCCTCGGCCAAAGTCCGCCTGCTCTGGGGCACCGCGAACCTGTTCACGCATCGCCGCTACATGGCGGGCGCCGCGACCAATCCCGACCCTGACATCTTCACCTATGCCGCCGGCCAGGTCCGCGCCGCGCTGGAGGTGACGCACCGGCTCGGCGGCCAGAACTATGTGCTGTGGGGCGGGCGCGAGGGCTATGAGACGCTGCTCAACACCGATCTCAAGCGCGAGCTCGACCAGCTCGGCCGCTTCGTCTCGCTGGTCGTCGAGCACAAGCACAAGATCGGCTTCAAGGGGCCGATCCTGATCGAGCCGAAGCCGAAGGAGCCGACCAAGCATCAATATGATTTCGACGTCGCCACCTGCTACGGTTTCCTCGCGCGCTATGACCTGCTCGAGGACGTCAAGCTCAACATCGAGCAGAACCACGCCATCCTCGCCGGCCACTCCTTCCATCACGAGGTTGCGCTCGCCGACGCGCTCGGCGTGTTCGGCTCGCTCGACATCAACCGCGGCGACGATCTGCTCGGCTGGGACACCGACCAGTTCGCGATGAACGTGCCGGAGCTGGCGCTCGTGTTTCACGAGATCCTGAACCGCGGCGGCTTCACCTCGGGCGGGCTCAATTTCGACGCCAAGATCCGCCGCCAATCGATCGACCCTGATGACCTCATTCACGCCCATGTCGGCTCGATGGATGCCTGCGCGCGCGCCTTCCTCGCCGCCGCCGATATGCTCGATGCCGGCGCGCTCAATGCGCCGCTTGCGAAGCGCTACGAGGGATGGGCCGCGCCCGAGGGCCGCGCCATTCTCGGCGGGCAGCGTTCGCTCGCCGATCTCGCCGATCGTGCGCTCGCTCCAGGCTTCGATCCGCAGCCGCGCTCGGGCCGGCAGGAATATCTGGAATCCCTGGTCAACCGCTATGTCTGAGAAAGGCCGCCGATGACAAGTGACGGAGCAACACCCGTCCTCGAACTGACCGGCGTCGGCAAAGAGTTCGGCGCGATCCGCGCGTTGCATGACGTCGACCTGCAGGTCCTCCCGGGCGAAGTGGTCGGCCTGATGGGCGACAACGGCGCGGGCAAGTCGACGCTGGTCAAGATCATCGCCGGCAATTTCCGTCCCACTCATGGCGAGATCCGGTTTGCCGGCAGCGCGGTCCATTTCACCCGCCCGGTCGATGCCCGCGCCGTCGGGATCGAGGTCGTCTATCAGGATCTTGCGTTGGCCGACAATCTGACGGCCGCGGCCAATGTGTTCCTCGGCCGCGAGCTGAAACGCAGGTTCGGTCCAATCGCCTTGCTCGACCACAAGGCGATGGCGGCCCGCGCGCTGGAGCTGTTCGGCGAGCTGCGCTCGGAGACACGCCCGGACGATCTCGTCAAGCAGATGTCCGGCGGCCAGCGCCAGGCGGTCGCGATCGCGCGGACGCGGCTTTCCAATGCGCGGCTGGTGATGATGGACGAGCCGACCGCGGCAATCTCGGTGCGCCAGGTCGAGCAGGTGCTCGGCCTAATCCATCGGCTGAAGGAGCAGGGCGTCGCGGTGATGCTGATCTCGCACCGCATGCCCGACGTGTTCGCGGTGTGCGACCGTGTCGTCGTGATGCGCCGCGGCGAGAAGCGGGCCGACAAGCCGATCCACCAGACCTCGCCCGAGGAAGTCACGGCCCTCATCACTGGCGCGAAGGAGGCGGCGTGATGGCCATGCCCCTGGAAAGTCCGATCACCTTCTCCAATGTCGGCAAGATCAGATGGTGGCAGCGTGGCATCTTCGCCTCGCAGACCGGCTACGTGCTGCTCGCGCTGGTGGTCCTGCTGGTGATCATGCATTTCGCCAGCCCGTATTTCTTCACGGAAGGCAACATGCAGAACGTGGCGAAGAATTTCTCCTTCATCGCCATCGCCACCCTCGGCGTCACCTTCGTGATCATCACCGGCGGAATCGACCTGTCGGTCGGCTCGATGATGTGCTTCTCGGCCATGATCACCTCGATGGTCATGACCGAGCTGTCGACGCCCGGCGGCCTCGGCGCCTCGCTGTTCGTGCATATGGCCGCCGACGGCAAGACCGTGCTGGCCAATGTCCCCGGCCTGATCCTGCTGGTCTCCATCGTCGCAGGCCTCGGTGTCGCGCTGATTGGTGGCCTCGTTAACGGCTTCTGCATCGCTGTGCTCGGCCTGTCGCCCTTCGTCACCACGCTCGGCATGCTCTCGATCGTGCGCGGGCTCGGCTATGTCGTCTCCAATGGCCGCGGCAGTTTCCCGGGCGGACCGGACGCCGACTATTTCTATGCGCTCACCTCGGGCGACGTGCTCGGCGTGCCCGTGCCGTTCATCTATCTCGTGATCCTGGCACTGGCGATGGCGGTGGTGCTGCATCACACCTCGTTCGGTCGTCACGTCTTCGCGCTCGGCGGTAACGAGAAGGCGGCCGAGCTCACCGGCATCCCCGTGGTGCGGGTGAAGATCGAGGTCTACGTGATCTGCGCGCTCGCCGCGGGCCTGCAGGGCATCATCATCTCCGGCTGGCTCGGATCGGCGCCCGCCAACATGGCGACCTCCTACGAGCTCAATGTGATTGCGGCCGCCGTGATCGGCGGCGCGAACCTCGCCGGTGGCATCGGCGGTCCGCTCGGGGCCATCGTCGGCTGTGTGCTGCTCGAGGTGATCCGCAACGGCCTCGTGCTGGCGCAGGTCAGCTCCTACTGGCAGCAGGCGTTGGTGGGCGTGATCATCATCCTGGCGGTGCTGGTCGACCGCATCCGTTCGCGGACGATCTGACGTGACGTCATCTCGGGAAGACAACGAAAATGTGGCCTGTCCGCTTCCCGGGCACTTTCGAGAGGATGGGCACCAAACAAGGGTGGAGGAGACAATGAGGAAACTTCTTTCTGCCGGCATCGCGGTCGCAATGATGGCGAGCCCGGCGTTCGCCGCGAACTACCGCTTCGTGATCGTACCCAAGGCGATGAACAATCCGTTCTTCGACTTTGCGCGCGACGGCTGTCAGAAGCGGGCCAAGGAGCTCGGCAATATCGAGTGCATCTACAAGGGG comes from Bradyrhizobium diazoefficiens and encodes:
- a CDS encoding LacI family DNA-binding transcriptional regulator, translating into MAEDTDTLTAAALTLKDIARQAGVSLATVDRVLHNRPGVRPDTVRRVREAIERNQFQPHVAAAELARGRVRRFAFVMPSGPNPFMQQIEAYLGEMSAWLSARRLGVELVATDVFDASVLAASLEALSGDYDGVAVVALDHPGVRAAINDLVDAGTSVVTLVSDVPSSRRHHYIGIDNIAAGRTAGALVGRLAGGRSGKVAIVAGSQGLRDHAERIFGFNQVMASEFPQLSLLPVLEGRDEDARSEQLLARLLGRHADIVGLYNVGAGTQGVAKALSEASRDKVVFVGHDVTALTRRLLLQGVMDAAISQNPGHEARAAVRVLLALARGEPILREQEKIRIDIVMRDNLP
- a CDS encoding GNAT family N-acetyltransferase, which encodes MQIRTGDTYDPRVIALLDHHVAAARAQTAPGSAHALDLAGLRASDVAFWTGWDGETLVATGALKTLSADHGEVKSMHTLQTARRRGFGGQMLRQIIAEGRARGMTRLSLETGSWDYFKPALALYQAHGFVLCGPFQAYVEDRNSLFLTLDLTGR
- the xylA gene encoding xylose isomerase — protein: MNAPAKFFDVSAPVAFAGKDAGKNAGEAPAFRWYDKDRMVHGRRLEDHLRFAVCYWHSLCWPGGDPFGGETFLRPWHHGTDPMALARAKADVAFELFRLLDVPFFTFHDVDAAPEGASLAESVANLNAIADLFEQKMASAKVRLLWGTANLFTHRRYMAGAATNPDPDIFTYAAGQVRAALEVTHRLGGQNYVLWGGREGYETLLNTDLKRELDQLGRFVSLVVEHKHKIGFKGPILIEPKPKEPTKHQYDFDVATCYGFLARYDLLEDVKLNIEQNHAILAGHSFHHEVALADALGVFGSLDINRGDDLLGWDTDQFAMNVPELALVFHEILNRGGFTSGGLNFDAKIRRQSIDPDDLIHAHVGSMDACARAFLAAADMLDAGALNAPLAKRYEGWAAPEGRAILGGQRSLADLADRALAPGFDPQPRSGRQEYLESLVNRYV
- a CDS encoding ABC transporter permease — encoded protein: MAMPLESPITFSNVGKIRWWQRGIFASQTGYVLLALVVLLVIMHFASPYFFTEGNMQNVAKNFSFIAIATLGVTFVIITGGIDLSVGSMMCFSAMITSMVMTELSTPGGLGASLFVHMAADGKTVLANVPGLILLVSIVAGLGVALIGGLVNGFCIAVLGLSPFVTTLGMLSIVRGLGYVVSNGRGSFPGGPDADYFYALTSGDVLGVPVPFIYLVILALAMAVVLHHTSFGRHVFALGGNEKAAELTGIPVVRVKIEVYVICALAAGLQGIIISGWLGSAPANMATSYELNVIAAAVIGGANLAGGIGGPLGAIVGCVLLEVIRNGLVLAQVSSYWQQALVGVIIILAVLVDRIRSRTI
- the xylB gene encoding xylulokinase — encoded protein: MYLGLDIGTSGVKAVLVNEAGAIVATAARELALSHPAPLWSEQDPDSWVGATTGAVDDLASHHPREVARVAGIGLSGQMHGATLLGENGRPLRPAILWNDGRSQAECGELERRCPSLHALAGNLAMPGFTAPKLLWVARHEPHVFERVATVLLPKAYVRYRLTGEMVEDMSDAAGTLWLDVGQRCWSEALLHATGLDLRHMPRLVEGSDISAVLAPEYAQRWGMAKNVVVAGGAGDNAASAIGLGAIAPGDAFLSLGTSGVVFRVTDRFAPAPASAVHAFCHAVPGLWHQMGVMLSAAASLAWLAGVMETPAAALLAPLGERVDGPSPIKFLPYLDGERTPHNDAAASGAFVGLRGATGRSQIVQAVLEGVAFAARDNLAALSAASGPVLEVDLVGGGSRSPLWAQICADVLGIAIHRVEEGEVGAALGAARLGRLAATGEDAAQVCTPPRRLASFAPRASVAAAYDDAYRRWRELYPALKETT
- a CDS encoding ATP-binding cassette domain-containing protein, which translates into the protein MTSDGATPVLELTGVGKEFGAIRALHDVDLQVLPGEVVGLMGDNGAGKSTLVKIIAGNFRPTHGEIRFAGSAVHFTRPVDARAVGIEVVYQDLALADNLTAAANVFLGRELKRRFGPIALLDHKAMAARALELFGELRSETRPDDLVKQMSGGQRQAVAIARTRLSNARLVMMDEPTAAISVRQVEQVLGLIHRLKEQGVAVMLISHRMPDVFAVCDRVVVMRRGEKRADKPIHQTSPEEVTALITGAKEAA